AATCCCCGTATCAAATACGGGGGATTTTTTTATTTCTTTTCTTTTTCCTTTTTATCTAGATACTCCTGTTGTACCATCTCTATTACATCAAGCATTTTCTTTTGAATATGGGCATATCCAACTTCTTTAACGTGTGGAAGATTACAATTTGAACAATCTTTTATTCCATGAGGAGTGTATTTAAAATTACCTCCACAATTTTCTCCTAACATGTATAATGGACAGTAGCAGAACATACAGTTAAATTCCTCAGGCTTATCTGTCTTATGACATGGGAAAAACTCACAATCTTTATGATTTATAAATTTATAATTATTCATACGAAACCCCTTTCTATATTTTAATTTACTACATATAGTGTATAATTTTTACCAGTTTAAATCAAGTTTATATTTTATATCCTCTAGTATAACACTATATAGAGTATATACTACTCCTCTATAATTTCAATTTTATTATCTATATAATATATATCTCCATCTTTTAATTCAAACTGGATTGGATATATTTCAACACCTTTTTTCTTAGCTTCATAAAAAAGTTCAGAGAAATTTATATCTGTTTCATGTCTTGGTCTGAACTTATCCGCTTTTCTAAAAACAAGTAAAAGAACAGCTGCTCTGTCACCTTTCTCTTTCAAACTCATTAGCTCTTTAAGATGCTTTTGTGCTCTTACGCTTGGCGCATCTGGAAACATAGCTATTTTATCTACTACCAGTGATACACCTTTTACCTCTACCCAGATCTTTTCCTCTCCCTTCATAAGAAGATAATCCAATCTGCTATCTCCATTCTTTACCTCTGCTCTTAACTTATCTATTTTCCCAAATGGAGATATCTCAGGATCCTTTAAAAATTTCTCAGAAATATATCTATGGTAAGCAGAATTAAGCAGTATATCCTCATCTTTTTCAGGAGTTTTGGCACAGATTAAATCCCACTCTGTTTTTCTTTTAGCTTTATTTTTAGCCTTTTTTAACCCAACTTTATTCCCAAAATATAAAAGCTCTTTAATTCTTCCAGAATCATGTATATGACACTTTATAACATCATCTTCAACTTTTATATTTCCAATAAATCTGTTTGGTCTATCTATAAAGACACCTGTCTTGTCAATCCCTATTTCGTAAATTTTCTTCATATCTATACCCCATTTATCTTTATAATTGAAAAAAAGGATGAATCTTCTTCATCCTTCATTTTTTATATATTATTTTCCGTAAGTTTCGTCTGCTAATGTTTGAAAATTAACAGCTTCCAACTTAGTTACAAAATCATTTTGAATTTCTGCAAAAGCTTTGTTTACTGCACAATTACCTTGTCTTAATGTACAAGATTCTGGTGAATTAACACAGTCTTTAATGCAGATAATAGGTTCGATTGCCTCAACTGCATCTCTTAAAGTTATTTTTGAACCAGGTCTAGTTAATCTATAACCACCTCTAGCTCCTTTAAAGATCTCTACAAGCCCTTTTTTCTCTAATTTTTTTAAAATTCTAAGACTGAATAAGTGTGGAATTTCTTCAGCATCTGAAATTTCATTAGATGCCACTATTCTATTATTCCCATACTTTGTTAAGTATAACAAGATTCTTATTACATACTCTATCTCATTCTTTATTCTCATTTAGCCTAGCCGCCCCCTATAATTAATTCAAGATAGAGTTATTATATCATAGTATACCAATTTTTACAACATTTATTTATCAATTTCTGTAGCGTTTTCAACGTGTTCACCTAAAGATACTTTTATCGCCACAATTGCTACTTCTAACTGTTTCTTATCAGGCTCTTTCGTCGTAATTTTTTGTAACAGCAAACCTGGCATTGCCAATAGTTTTATGCAGATATTATCCATATGTTTGGAGCTATATCTTTGAATTTCATAAGATATTCCCGCTATTAAAGGCATCAAAACTACTCTTAATCCAACTTTTAAGGCAAGTTTTGCCACAATTGTCTCAGGTGTTGGAAAGATAAAATCAATTGTTGAAAACACAATAATTGCAATCAACATAACAATTAAAAGAAAACTGGTTCCACATCTTGGGTGTAAAGTTGTAAACTTCTTTGCATTTTCTGGAGTAAGTTCTAAACCATTTTCATATGCATATATTGATTTATGCTCAGCTCCATGATATTCATATACACGCTTTACCTCTTTAGAAAATGAAATAATCCATATATAAAGAACAAAGAAAACTAATCTCAACAGAGCTTCCAGTAAATTCGCATGTAATTTATCATTTGGAAATAAAAATCCTCCTATTATTGAAGGAATGACAACAAATAACGCTATCCCTAAAACTAAGGAAACAATTGTGGTCATAACTGCTTCTTTATGTGTAATTTGCTCTTCTTCTTTATCTTCTGACTGATTAGCTGAAAATGTCAACTCTTTTATACCTGTTGTAAGGGCATCAAATAGCATTATTGCTCCACGTATAAATGGAATTTCTGCCAATTTCCCTTTTTTCTTTGAAATATATGTTTTTTTATAAACTATCTCTCCTGAAGGCTTTCTTACAGCTGTAGCTATACATGATGGACTTCTCATCATTACCCCTTCAATTACAGCCTGCCCTCCTATGCTCAATCTTTTCTCCATGTCTTTTCCTCTCTAAGTTTATATTGTATTTTTTAGAACAACAAATGTTAAGTCGTCTGTTTGTCCATATTCTTCTCTAAATCTATTTATTCCTTCCAGTATCACTTCTTTAAGCTCATCTGGATTTTTATCTTTATTTTTATATACTATCTCTTTTAATCTTTCTATTCCAAACATCTCTTTACG
The Fusobacterium sp. DD2 DNA segment above includes these coding regions:
- a CDS encoding cysteine-rich small domain-containing protein, yielding MNNYKFINHKDCEFFPCHKTDKPEEFNCMFCYCPLYMLGENCGGNFKYTPHGIKDCSNCNLPHVKEVGYAHIQKKMLDVIEMVQQEYLDKKEKEKK
- the sfsA gene encoding DNA/RNA nuclease SfsA; the encoded protein is MKKIYEIGIDKTGVFIDRPNRFIGNIKVEDDVIKCHIHDSGRIKELLYFGNKVGLKKAKNKAKRKTEWDLICAKTPEKDEDILLNSAYHRYISEKFLKDPEISPFGKIDKLRAEVKNGDSRLDYLLMKGEEKIWVEVKGVSLVVDKIAMFPDAPSVRAQKHLKELMSLKEKGDRAAVLLLVFRKADKFRPRHETDINFSELFYEAKKKGVEIYPIQFELKDGDIYYIDNKIEIIEE
- a CDS encoding Rrf2 family transcriptional regulator, giving the protein MRIKNEIEYVIRILLYLTKYGNNRIVASNEISDAEEIPHLFSLRILKKLEKKGLVEIFKGARGGYRLTRPGSKITLRDAVEAIEPIICIKDCVNSPESCTLRQGNCAVNKAFAEIQNDFVTKLEAVNFQTLADETYGK
- a CDS encoding DUF1385 domain-containing protein, with translation MEKRLSIGGQAVIEGVMMRSPSCIATAVRKPSGEIVYKKTYISKKKGKLAEIPFIRGAIMLFDALTTGIKELTFSANQSEDKEEEQITHKEAVMTTIVSLVLGIALFVVIPSIIGGFLFPNDKLHANLLEALLRLVFFVLYIWIISFSKEVKRVYEYHGAEHKSIYAYENGLELTPENAKKFTTLHPRCGTSFLLIVMLIAIIVFSTIDFIFPTPETIVAKLALKVGLRVVLMPLIAGISYEIQRYSSKHMDNICIKLLAMPGLLLQKITTKEPDKKQLEVAIVAIKVSLGEHVENATEIDK